A single genomic interval of Mycolicibacterium holsaticum DSM 44478 = JCM 12374 harbors:
- a CDS encoding NAD(P)H-dependent amine dehydrogenase family protein: MTSPLRTVVWSTGGVGSIAIDAIRRRPDLDLVGVWVHSEEKIGRDAGELAGGSPIGVAATNDADALIAMRPDCVVYAASGPERDAGAVPDYLKLLEAGINVVSTTSTTLIYPPAYYSPDWRDQLEKAARAGNASFYASGIFPGFGSDQLALLLATQSKTIRCLKVTEVALNDHYPVADVMMNGMGFGHPLDFEPLMKTPGFIEMAWRAPIHLMAAGLGVEVEEVRGAFDRRLTDRDIEVAFGTIKAGTCGAVSTRAAGVVNGREAIVVEHIIRMARDVAPDWQASEFDATYRVDIEGDPDIHCAMNMGAAEGHGAGHAAMTATAMRVVNAIPYVVDAPAGLLSSLDLPNTLPRNAFD, encoded by the coding sequence GTGACATCACCGCTGCGAACCGTGGTCTGGTCCACCGGAGGTGTCGGATCGATTGCGATCGACGCGATCCGGCGCAGACCCGATCTCGACCTCGTCGGGGTATGGGTGCACTCCGAGGAGAAAATCGGCAGGGACGCCGGGGAGTTGGCCGGCGGGAGCCCGATCGGGGTGGCCGCGACCAACGACGCCGATGCGCTCATCGCCATGCGGCCCGACTGTGTCGTGTACGCCGCCAGCGGGCCGGAACGCGACGCCGGCGCGGTGCCGGACTACCTCAAGCTGCTCGAAGCCGGGATCAACGTGGTATCGACGACGTCGACGACCCTGATCTATCCGCCCGCGTACTACTCGCCCGACTGGCGCGACCAGTTGGAGAAGGCGGCCAGGGCGGGCAATGCCTCGTTCTACGCCTCCGGCATCTTCCCCGGGTTCGGCTCCGACCAGCTCGCGCTGTTGCTCGCGACCCAGTCGAAGACGATCCGGTGTCTGAAGGTCACCGAGGTCGCACTCAACGACCATTATCCGGTGGCCGACGTGATGATGAACGGGATGGGCTTCGGCCATCCGCTCGATTTCGAACCGCTGATGAAGACGCCGGGGTTCATCGAAATGGCCTGGCGGGCCCCGATTCACCTGATGGCAGCGGGCCTCGGGGTTGAGGTCGAGGAGGTCCGCGGCGCTTTCGACCGGCGGCTCACCGACAGGGACATCGAGGTCGCGTTCGGGACGATCAAAGCCGGCACGTGCGGTGCGGTGAGCACCCGAGCCGCGGGCGTGGTCAACGGCCGGGAGGCCATCGTCGTCGAGCACATCATCCGGATGGCGCGCGACGTGGCGCCGGATTGGCAGGCATCGGAGTTCGACGCCACCTACCGCGTCGACATCGAGGGGGATCCCGACATCCACTGCGCGATGAACATGGGCGCCGCCGAGGGGCACGGCGCGGGCCACGCCGCGATGACCGCCACGGCGATGCGGGTCGTCAATGCCATCCCCTATGTGGTCGACGCGCCTGCCGGCCTGCTGAGCTCGTTGGACCTGCCGAATACGCTGCCGCGCAACGCTTTCGATTGA
- a CDS encoding NAD(P)H-dependent amine dehydrogenase family protein gives MTDGTYRVVVWSTGGIGAIAIRAIERRPNLELVGVWVHSPDKDGKDAGELTNGDPIGLKATTDADALIALKPDCVIYAASGPERDALAIPDYVKLLAAGINVVTTSTTRLVNPHAYEPAEWRDQLTAAAKEGQVSLYASGIEPGFAADYLPLVLSTQSSQIEKIYANEIALYDDYGVADIMSDAMGFGRPLDYDPWIAIPGAIAGEWQGQIRMMADALGVEVTEVREKFDRQVTNRTLQVAMGTVEAGTCGALRMQAIGVVDGVEAIVIEHVTRLAPDVAPDWPQGNGDLSYRVVITGQPDIECTLTPTIRDRKKAAIEHMTSGAGAMVATAMRVVNAVPYVVAAQPGLLSAVDLPLTIPQHAFNPRG, from the coding sequence ATGACAGACGGTACGTACCGCGTGGTGGTTTGGTCGACGGGCGGAATCGGCGCGATCGCCATCCGCGCCATCGAGCGGCGGCCCAATCTGGAGCTCGTGGGCGTGTGGGTGCACTCCCCCGACAAGGACGGCAAGGACGCCGGCGAACTCACCAACGGCGATCCGATCGGGCTCAAAGCCACCACCGACGCCGACGCGTTGATCGCGCTCAAGCCCGACTGCGTCATCTATGCGGCCAGCGGACCCGAGCGTGACGCGCTGGCGATCCCGGACTACGTGAAACTGCTGGCCGCGGGCATCAACGTCGTGACGACCAGCACCACCCGCCTGGTCAACCCGCATGCCTACGAACCGGCCGAGTGGCGCGATCAACTCACCGCCGCGGCGAAGGAAGGCCAGGTCTCGCTGTACGCCTCGGGTATCGAGCCGGGCTTCGCCGCCGACTACCTGCCGCTCGTGTTGTCGACGCAGTCCAGTCAGATCGAGAAGATCTACGCCAACGAGATCGCCCTGTACGACGACTACGGGGTGGCCGACATCATGAGCGACGCAATGGGTTTCGGCCGGCCCCTCGACTACGACCCGTGGATCGCGATCCCCGGTGCAATCGCAGGCGAGTGGCAGGGACAAATCCGCATGATGGCCGACGCGCTCGGCGTCGAGGTGACCGAGGTGCGGGAGAAGTTCGATCGACAGGTGACCAACCGCACGCTGCAGGTCGCGATGGGCACCGTCGAGGCAGGCACCTGCGGTGCCCTGCGGATGCAGGCCATCGGCGTGGTCGACGGGGTGGAGGCGATCGTCATCGAACACGTCACCAGGCTCGCACCCGACGTGGCCCCCGACTGGCCGCAGGGCAACGGCGACCTCTCCTACCGTGTGGTGATCACCGGCCAACCCGATATCGAGTGCACGCTCACACCCACCATCCGTGACCGCAAGAAGGCCGCCATCGAGCACATGACCTCCGGCGCGGGCGCCATGGTCGCCACCGCGATGCGGGTGGTCAACGCGGTACCGTATGTCGTTGCCGCACAACCGGGGCTACTCAGCGCGGTCGACCTGCCGTTGACGATTCCGCAGCACGCGTTCAATCCACGCGGGTGA
- a CDS encoding MCE family protein produces the protein MLSRLVRIQLVIFTIASIVGVLVMVFTYMQVPTLLGVGRLTVKLELPASGGLYRFANVTYRGVQIGKVTAMDVSRTHATATLSLDTSPKIPADLVVEVRSVSAVGEQYVELLPRTDSPPYLQDGSVIAMADTRIPQQVSPMLDQVSALLNSIPKDSLSGLIDESFTAFGETGYELGSLVDSSSRISSDLNSVAQRSATLVEDTRPLLVSQAQTTDALELWARSLAGITGQVVTNDPQIRTLLQRGPEAAKEVSQLLNQVKPTLPVLLANLTTFGQVAVTYRPSLEQVLVLLPPFVANTLASSPENNPTGIPLGDFRIQIADPNPCTVGFLPPSSWRSPADTTTLDTPDGIYCKLPQDSPIVVRGARNAPCMGVPGKRAPTVEICYSDEPYRPLAMREHSLGPAPIDPNLIAQGVPPDDRVSFQENIHAPIEGTPPPQGPPPAAAVPATPNSLDAKDSTPGPSVAIAHYDPQTGQFATPDGTVGHQTDLVDPPKNWQDLVFKGQR, from the coding sequence ATGCTGTCGCGGTTGGTCCGGATTCAGTTGGTGATCTTCACGATCGCCTCGATCGTCGGCGTGCTGGTGATGGTGTTCACGTACATGCAGGTGCCTACGCTGCTGGGTGTCGGGCGGCTCACGGTGAAGCTGGAGCTGCCCGCCTCGGGCGGTCTGTACCGCTTCGCCAACGTCACCTATCGAGGGGTACAGATCGGCAAGGTGACGGCGATGGACGTGTCACGCACCCATGCCACCGCAACCCTATCGCTGGACACCTCACCGAAGATCCCCGCCGATCTGGTGGTCGAGGTGCGCAGCGTGTCCGCGGTCGGCGAGCAGTACGTCGAACTGCTGCCGCGCACCGACTCGCCGCCGTATCTGCAGGACGGGTCGGTCATCGCGATGGCTGACACCAGAATTCCGCAACAGGTCAGTCCGATGCTCGATCAGGTCAGCGCCCTGCTCAACAGCATCCCGAAGGACAGCCTGAGCGGTTTGATCGACGAATCGTTCACCGCGTTCGGCGAGACGGGCTACGAATTGGGTTCGCTGGTCGACAGCTCGTCGCGGATCTCGAGCGATCTGAACTCGGTGGCGCAGCGGTCGGCCACCCTGGTTGAAGACACGCGGCCCCTGCTGGTTTCGCAGGCGCAGACCACCGACGCGTTGGAGTTGTGGGCGCGCAGCCTGGCGGGCATCACCGGCCAGGTGGTGACCAACGACCCGCAGATACGCACGCTGTTGCAGCGCGGACCCGAGGCGGCCAAGGAGGTCTCACAGTTGCTCAACCAGGTCAAGCCGACCCTGCCGGTGCTGCTGGCCAACCTCACCACCTTCGGCCAGGTCGCGGTGACCTACCGGCCCTCCCTCGAACAGGTTCTGGTGTTGCTACCACCGTTTGTGGCCAACACGTTGGCCTCGTCGCCGGAGAACAACCCGACGGGTATCCCGTTGGGCGACTTCCGCATCCAGATCGCCGACCCCAATCCGTGTACGGTCGGGTTCCTGCCGCCGTCGTCCTGGCGCAGCCCCGCAGACACCACCACGCTCGACACCCCGGACGGCATCTACTGCAAGCTGCCCCAGGACTCGCCGATCGTGGTCCGGGGAGCCCGCAATGCGCCGTGCATGGGCGTGCCCGGTAAGCGCGCACCCACGGTCGAGATCTGTTACAGCGACGAGCCCTATCGACCGCTCGCGATGCGCGAGCACAGCCTCGGCCCGGCGCCGATCGATCCGAACCTGATCGCGCAGGGGGTGCCGCCCGATGACCGGGTGAGCTTTCAGGAGAACATTCACGCTCCGATCGAGGGCACCCCGCCGCCGCAGGGCCCACCGCCGGCAGCCGCTGTTCCTGCGACACCAAACTCCTTGGATGCCAAGGATTCCACGCCGGGACCGTCGGTGGCGATTGCACATTACGACCCGCAGACCGGCCAGTTCGCCACCCCGGACGGCACGGTCGGCCACCAGACCGACCTCGTCGACCCGCCGAAGAACTGGCAAGACCTGGTGTTCAAGGGGCAACGATGA